In the genome of Streptomyces pactum, one region contains:
- a CDS encoding aldo/keto reductase, which produces MSDSTTHTHAGRPGDPAPRPSGGTGGTARRRLGSLEVHPLCLGGNVFGWTADRDNSFAVLDAYTAPGGNFIDTADIYSAWAPGHRGGESETVIGDWLAARGNRSEVVIATKVGGGYPERRGLRARAIREGAEESLARLRTDHIDLYYTHFDDPSVPVEEIITALDGLVKAGKVREIAASNLSAERLEASLKFSDAEGLARYVAVQPEYNLVSRDTYEGPLAEVTARHGLGAVPYFGLASGFLTGKYRPGAEVDSYRADSAAKHLETERGRRVLAALDRITAARGVAHATVALAWLAARPTVAAPIASARNTEQLSALLAMAELDLTTDELAELTAASA; this is translated from the coding sequence ATGTCCGACAGTACGACACACACCCACGCCGGCCGGCCCGGCGACCCGGCACCCCGCCCGTCCGGCGGCACGGGCGGGACCGCTCGGCGGCGGCTCGGCTCCCTGGAGGTCCACCCGCTCTGCCTGGGCGGCAACGTCTTCGGCTGGACGGCCGACCGGGACAACTCCTTCGCGGTGCTGGACGCCTACACCGCCCCCGGCGGCAACTTCATCGACACCGCGGACATCTACTCCGCCTGGGCCCCGGGGCACCGGGGCGGCGAGTCGGAGACCGTCATCGGCGACTGGCTCGCCGCGCGCGGCAACCGCTCCGAGGTGGTCATCGCCACCAAGGTGGGCGGCGGCTACCCCGAGCGGCGCGGTCTGAGGGCCCGAGCCATCCGGGAAGGGGCCGAGGAGTCGCTGGCCCGCCTGCGCACCGACCACATCGACCTGTACTACACCCACTTCGACGACCCGTCGGTGCCGGTCGAGGAGATCATCACCGCGCTGGACGGGCTGGTGAAGGCCGGCAAGGTCCGCGAGATCGCCGCGTCCAACCTCTCCGCGGAGCGGCTGGAGGCCTCGCTGAAGTTCTCCGACGCGGAGGGGCTGGCCCGGTACGTCGCCGTCCAGCCGGAGTACAACCTGGTCTCGCGCGACACCTACGAGGGTCCCCTCGCCGAGGTGACCGCCCGCCACGGGCTGGGCGCGGTGCCGTACTTCGGCCTGGCGTCCGGCTTCCTCACCGGCAAGTACCGCCCGGGCGCGGAGGTGGACAGCTACCGCGCCGACTCCGCGGCCAAGCACCTGGAGACCGAGCGCGGCCGCCGGGTCCTCGCCGCCCTCGACCGGATCACCGCCGCGCGGGGCGTGGCGCACGCCACCGTGGCGCTGGCCTGGCTGGCCGCCCGGCCCACCGTGGCCGCCCCCATCGCCAGCGCCCGCAACACCGAGCAGCTGTCGGCGCTGCTCGCCATGGCGGAACTGGACCTGACCACCGACGAACTGGCGGAACTCACCGCGGCCTCCGCCTGA
- a CDS encoding transcriptional regulator, with product MGSGEVERFAESLRELKERSGRSYGFLAKRLHMSTSTLHRYCSGEAVPAEFGRVERLALLCGANAEERIRLHRYWLLADAARRTAPGRTAAGRATDVAAGTDPGDGPGDGDGAGGGSGTEKATGGAAGAAGRGTGATAGTHPGDGAVGGNRREGTDPGTGPTAAPGTPGMPAGTAGTDGTAGAAGTADAAGRAGAAGDRRTVTPGQPQAVPVEPGGIGTGRHTPGHPSPEAGPEAVPGQPDAEAAPGAPRADRLPPSGAAAGPEARPGPYPADALGRPGPVAAAAFAARGAGRRTGLAWAVSVGAAAALVLAVTAAQVRPSSGGGRPETAAAPSSSRASEPAAGASGAPRARPSGDARGGEGDGAGDAEREVRHGARERATDRPEGTPAPSGSATGRPSGGPVGGARPGGDAGTGTPLGVSVRSHVWENGCDHRYLIDRPATRVAPPPVEQDAAAWAAAHGAVHGGTTNVEVTVRGRGPSAVVLRDLHVRVVGRRAPLPWSSFAMENGCGGALTPSAFSVNLDADRPLARPTDGFDGEHTLPAVRFPYRVSDTDPEVLLVNARTAGCDCEWYLELDWTSGDRGGTVRIDDGGRPFRTSGTVGRPEYGYALDDRAWRLGTG from the coding sequence GTGGGGAGCGGAGAGGTCGAGCGGTTCGCGGAGTCGTTGCGCGAGCTGAAGGAGCGTTCGGGGCGCAGCTACGGCTTTCTGGCGAAACGTCTGCACATGTCCACGTCCACCCTCCACCGCTACTGCAGCGGTGAGGCGGTGCCCGCCGAGTTCGGGCGGGTGGAGCGGCTGGCCCTGCTGTGCGGTGCGAACGCCGAGGAACGCATCCGCCTGCACCGGTACTGGCTGCTCGCCGACGCGGCCCGCCGCACCGCACCGGGCCGGACGGCCGCGGGCCGGGCTACGGACGTGGCCGCCGGTACGGACCCGGGCGACGGCCCGGGCGACGGTGACGGCGCCGGTGGCGGCAGTGGTACGGAGAAGGCGACGGGCGGGGCCGCAGGGGCCGCGGGCCGGGGTACGGGCGCGACCGCCGGTACGCACCCGGGCGACGGCGCGGTCGGCGGGAACCGCAGGGAGGGCACGGACCCCGGTACCGGCCCGACAGCCGCTCCCGGCACCCCCGGGATGCCGGCCGGCACGGCCGGCACGGACGGCACAGCCGGTGCGGCCGGTACAGCCGATGCGGCCGGTAGAGCCGGTGCGGCCGGTGACCGGCGCACGGTGACGCCCGGTCAGCCCCAGGCCGTTCCCGTGGAGCCGGGCGGCATCGGCACGGGCCGGCACACGCCGGGGCACCCGTCCCCGGAGGCGGGACCGGAAGCCGTGCCGGGCCAGCCGGACGCTGAGGCCGCCCCCGGCGCCCCGCGCGCCGACCGGCTCCCGCCCTCCGGGGCCGCCGCGGGCCCGGAGGCACGACCCGGGCCGTACCCGGCGGATGCCCTGGGGCGGCCCGGTCCGGTGGCCGCCGCGGCGTTCGCCGCCCGGGGCGCCGGCCGCCGTACCGGACTCGCCTGGGCGGTCTCGGTGGGTGCCGCGGCGGCGCTGGTCCTGGCGGTGACCGCCGCCCAGGTACGCCCGTCCTCCGGGGGCGGGCGGCCGGAGACCGCCGCCGCCCCGTCGTCGTCACGGGCGTCCGAGCCCGCGGCCGGGGCGTCCGGCGCCCCGCGGGCACGGCCCTCCGGTGACGCCCGCGGCGGCGAGGGGGACGGCGCCGGGGACGCGGAGCGGGAGGTCCGGCACGGGGCCCGGGAGCGGGCCACGGACCGGCCGGAGGGCACGCCGGCGCCGTCCGGCTCCGCCACCGGCCGGCCCTCCGGTGGCCCGGTGGGCGGTGCCCGGCCCGGCGGCGACGCCGGCACCGGTACCCCGCTCGGTGTGAGTGTCCGCTCCCACGTCTGGGAGAACGGCTGCGACCACCGCTACCTGATCGACCGCCCGGCCACCCGGGTCGCGCCCCCGCCGGTGGAGCAGGACGCCGCCGCCTGGGCGGCGGCGCACGGCGCGGTGCACGGTGGGACGACCAACGTGGAGGTGACGGTGCGGGGCCGGGGCCCGTCCGCGGTCGTCCTGCGGGACCTGCACGTCCGGGTGGTCGGACGGCGCGCACCGCTGCCCTGGTCGTCGTTCGCCATGGAGAACGGCTGCGGCGGCGCGCTCACCCCGAGCGCCTTCTCGGTGAACCTGGACGCGGACCGTCCGCTGGCCCGCCCCACCGACGGCTTCGACGGCGAGCACACCCTGCCCGCCGTCCGGTTCCCGTACCGGGTCTCCGACACCGACCCGGAGGTGTTGCTGGTCAACGCCCGCACCGCCGGCTGCGACTGCGAGTGGTACCTGGAGCTGGACTGGACCAGCGGCGACCGCGGCGGCACGGTGCGGATCGACGACGGCGGGCGGCCGTTCCGGACCAGCGGCACGGTGGGTCGGCCGGAGTACGGATACGCGCTGGACGACCGGGCCTGGCGCCTGGGCACCGGCTGA
- a CDS encoding SsgA family sporulation/cell division regulator, with the protein MSTVIDQAVQARLIASAPQTRAIPASLRYARSDPFAVRVSFPPAASLDGSRVEWTFGRELLAAGLRGPAGRGDVHVWPCGRDRTVLEFHAPEGVAMVQFDTGDLRRFLGRSYELVAEGCEGGHLDLDVDLAALLRDV; encoded by the coding sequence ATGTCCACCGTCATCGACCAAGCCGTCCAGGCACGCCTCATCGCGTCCGCCCCGCAGACGCGTGCCATCCCGGCGAGCCTGCGCTACGCGCGGAGCGACCCCTTCGCGGTGCGGGTCTCCTTCCCGCCGGCCGCCTCCCTGGACGGCTCCCGGGTCGAGTGGACCTTCGGCAGGGAGTTGCTGGCCGCCGGGCTGCGCGGGCCCGCGGGCCGGGGCGATGTCCATGTGTGGCCCTGCGGCCGGGACCGGACGGTACTGGAGTTCCACGCCCCCGAGGGGGTGGCCATGGTCCAGTTCGACACCGGTGACCTGCGGCGCTTCCTGGGCCGCTCCTACGAGCTCGTCGCCGAGGGCTGCGAGGGCGGCCATCTCGACCTCGACGTGGATCTGGCCGCACTGCTCCGGGACGTGTGA
- a CDS encoding GNAT family N-acetyltransferase — protein sequence MTLTVSDAPQAQRFEARVDGVLAGFARYIRTPDLIAFVHTEVEPAFEGQGIGSALARSALDAAREQRLEVLAVCPFISGWMARHPEYLSLAYKNRSRVTD from the coding sequence ATGACACTCACGGTCAGCGACGCGCCTCAGGCGCAGCGGTTCGAGGCCCGGGTCGACGGGGTGCTCGCCGGTTTCGCCCGGTACATCCGTACCCCCGATCTGATCGCCTTCGTCCACACCGAGGTCGAGCCCGCCTTCGAGGGGCAGGGCATCGGTTCGGCCCTGGCCCGGTCGGCGCTGGACGCCGCCCGGGAGCAGCGGCTGGAGGTGCTGGCGGTGTGCCCGTTCATCTCCGGCTGGATGGCACGCCACCCCGAATACCTGAGCCTGGCGTACAAGAACCGCAGCCGCGTCACGGACTGA
- a CDS encoding WD40/YVTN/BNR-like repeat-containing protein, with protein MWFAGLLGAVLTCAAAAPAGAGTRAAEPDGRPAAHTAGAPDGPAGRLDWAPKETASDARFRGLAAVSRSTAWLAGSGGTVLRTVDGGRRWQDVSPPGTEGLEFRDVEAFDARRAVVLAIGEGEASRVLRTDDGGATWRETFRNPDPRAFYDCMTFFDRRHGIALSDPVDGRYRILSTRDGGRSWRVLPSDGMPAAQPGEAAFAASGQCLVSQGGRHAWIATGGAATARVLHSADRGLTWTVAPATVPAGDPARGVFGLAFRDPRHGIAVGGDYRAGQPSPDAAAVTSDAGARWTAAARPPAGYRSGVSWLPHSRTTALAVGPTGTDVTTDGGRTWRPFDDGSYDTVDCAADGGCWAAGERGRAARLEPSGR; from the coding sequence CTGTGGTTCGCCGGGCTGCTGGGCGCCGTACTGACCTGCGCCGCCGCGGCCCCGGCCGGTGCCGGCACGCGCGCCGCGGAGCCGGACGGACGCCCGGCGGCGCACACCGCCGGCGCACCGGACGGCCCGGCCGGCCGGCTGGACTGGGCACCGAAGGAGACCGCGAGCGACGCACGGTTCCGGGGGCTGGCCGCGGTCAGCCGCTCCACCGCCTGGCTGGCGGGCTCCGGCGGCACCGTGCTGCGCACCGTGGACGGCGGGCGCCGCTGGCAGGACGTGTCCCCGCCGGGCACCGAGGGCCTGGAATTCCGCGACGTGGAGGCGTTCGACGCCCGGCGGGCGGTGGTGCTCGCCATCGGAGAGGGCGAGGCGTCCCGGGTGCTGCGGACCGACGACGGCGGTGCCACCTGGCGGGAGACCTTCCGCAACCCCGACCCGCGGGCCTTCTACGACTGCATGACCTTCTTCGACCGCCGCCACGGGATCGCACTCAGCGACCCGGTCGACGGCCGGTACCGCATCCTGTCCACCCGGGACGGGGGCCGCAGCTGGCGGGTGCTGCCGTCGGACGGCATGCCCGCCGCGCAGCCGGGCGAGGCCGCGTTCGCCGCGAGCGGCCAGTGCCTGGTCAGCCAGGGCGGCCGGCACGCCTGGATCGCCACCGGCGGGGCCGCCACCGCGCGGGTGCTGCACTCCGCCGACCGGGGACTCACCTGGACGGTCGCCCCGGCCACCGTGCCGGCGGGCGATCCGGCGCGCGGGGTGTTCGGCCTCGCCTTCCGGGACCCGCGGCACGGCATCGCGGTGGGCGGCGACTACCGGGCCGGGCAGCCCTCGCCGGACGCCGCCGCGGTGACCTCCGACGCCGGCGCCCGCTGGACGGCCGCCGCCCGCCCGCCGGCCGGGTACCGCTCCGGGGTCAGCTGGCTGCCGCACAGCCGGACCACCGCCCTCGCCGTCGGCCCCACAGGCACCGATGTGACCACCGACGGCGGACGCACCTGGCGCCCGTTCGACGACGGCTCCTACGACACCGTGGACTGCGCCGCCGACGGCGGCTGCTGGGCGGCCGGGGAACGCGGCCGGGCCGCCCGGCTGGAGCCGTCAGGACGGTAG
- a CDS encoding YciI family protein → MFILELTYTAPLERVDAALEDHVTWLDEQYAAGRVLASGRKEPRDGGVLVAVAEDRAEIERMTETDPFVIAGVCAYRIVEFVATKTAPELAAYRETLPS, encoded by the coding sequence ATGTTCATCCTGGAACTGACCTACACCGCTCCCCTGGAGCGCGTCGATGCCGCCCTTGAGGACCATGTGACCTGGCTGGACGAGCAGTACGCGGCCGGCCGCGTACTGGCGTCCGGACGGAAGGAGCCCCGGGACGGCGGGGTGCTCGTCGCGGTGGCCGAGGACCGGGCCGAGATCGAGCGGATGACGGAGACCGACCCGTTCGTCATCGCCGGTGTCTGTGCCTACCGCATCGTGGAGTTCGTGGCCACCAAGACCGCCCCGGAGCTGGCCGCGTACCGCGAGACGCTACCGTCCTGA
- a CDS encoding endonuclease V — MIEQPAVIRPPEDWPTTEAAALAVQDRLRGLVVRDGGGPAPGTGTVVGVDVAYDDDRDLVAAAAVALDGGSLRVVETATVVGRVSFPYVPGLLAFREIPTVLGALERLRRTPDLVVCDGYGVAHPRRFGLASHLGVLTGLPTIGVAKNPFTFRFTAPGPRRGDAAPLLDGDEEVGRALRTRDGVKPVFVSVGHRVGLPEACAHTLSLARDYRLPETTRRADALCRQALREI, encoded by the coding sequence ATGATCGAACAACCGGCCGTGATCCGGCCCCCCGAGGACTGGCCGACCACCGAGGCCGCGGCGCTGGCCGTGCAGGACCGGCTCCGCGGTCTGGTGGTCCGCGACGGCGGCGGGCCGGCCCCGGGCACCGGCACCGTGGTCGGCGTCGATGTGGCCTACGACGACGACCGCGACCTGGTCGCCGCCGCGGCGGTGGCGCTGGACGGCGGCAGCCTCCGGGTCGTGGAGACCGCCACCGTGGTCGGCCGCGTCTCGTTCCCGTACGTGCCCGGGCTGCTGGCATTCCGGGAGATCCCCACCGTGCTGGGCGCCCTGGAGCGGCTGCGCCGCACCCCCGACCTGGTGGTCTGCGACGGCTACGGCGTCGCCCACCCGCGCCGCTTCGGCCTCGCCAGCCATCTGGGGGTGCTGACCGGGCTGCCCACCATCGGCGTCGCCAAGAACCCGTTCACCTTCCGCTTCACCGCGCCCGGTCCCCGGCGGGGTGACGCCGCGCCCCTCCTCGACGGCGACGAGGAGGTCGGCCGGGCGCTGCGCACCCGGGACGGTGTCAAGCCGGTCTTCGTCTCGGTCGGCCACCGGGTCGGCCTGCCGGAGGCCTGCGCGCACACCCTGTCGCTCGCCCGCGACTACCGGCTGCCGGAGACCACCCGGCGCGCCGACGCGCTCTGCCGGCAGGCACTGCGGGAGATCTGA
- a CDS encoding saccharopine dehydrogenase family protein: MRRREDRGERAHDIVLFGATGFAGALTAEYLAAHAPAGVRWALAGRNRAKLERLRDRLAERHPGLDGPPLLHADATDPASLQAVAAGTHVVATTVGPYLRYGEPLVAACAEAGTDYVDLTGEPEFVDLMYLRHHERARRSGARLVHACGFDSVPHDLGVHYTVGLLPEGVPLRVAGFVRADAAFSGGTFASVLNAMARPVSMVRTGRERRRHEPAPAGRRVCATAGTLHRRRDLGAWAVPMPTLDPQIVGRSAAALDRYGPDFRYTHHVVVQRLPTVAGAAAGLGALFALSQLPPARRWLSARLGPGEGPDEARRARSWFAVRFSGEGGGRRVITEVSGGDPGYDETAKMLAESALCLAFDDLPGTAGQVTTATAMGEALTGRLVRAGLTFRTVATR; the protein is encoded by the coding sequence ATGCGGCGACGTGAGGACCGGGGCGAACGGGCCCATGACATCGTGCTGTTCGGCGCGACCGGCTTCGCCGGCGCACTGACCGCCGAGTACCTGGCGGCACACGCCCCGGCGGGGGTGCGCTGGGCGCTGGCGGGCCGGAACCGGGCGAAGCTGGAGCGGCTGCGGGACCGGCTGGCCGAGCGGCACCCGGGGCTCGACGGGCCGCCGCTGCTGCACGCCGACGCCACCGACCCGGCCTCGCTGCAGGCGGTCGCCGCCGGCACCCATGTGGTGGCCACCACCGTCGGGCCCTACCTGCGGTACGGCGAACCGCTGGTGGCGGCCTGCGCGGAGGCCGGCACCGATTACGTGGACCTGACCGGCGAGCCGGAGTTCGTGGACCTGATGTACCTGCGGCACCACGAGCGGGCCCGCCGCTCCGGTGCCCGGCTCGTGCACGCCTGCGGGTTCGACTCGGTCCCCCACGACCTGGGCGTGCACTACACGGTCGGACTGCTGCCGGAGGGGGTGCCGCTGCGGGTGGCCGGCTTCGTCCGCGCCGACGCGGCCTTCTCCGGGGGCACCTTCGCCTCGGTGCTCAACGCGATGGCGCGGCCGGTGAGCATGGTGCGCACCGGCCGCGAGCGCCGGCGCCACGAGCCGGCGCCGGCCGGCCGACGGGTGTGCGCCACCGCCGGCACCCTGCACCGCCGCCGGGACCTGGGGGCGTGGGCGGTCCCGATGCCCACCCTCGACCCGCAGATCGTGGGCCGGTCCGCCGCCGCTCTGGACCGCTACGGCCCGGACTTCCGCTACACGCACCACGTGGTGGTGCAGCGGCTGCCGACGGTGGCCGGCGCCGCCGCGGGCCTGGGGGCGCTGTTCGCCCTGTCGCAGCTGCCCCCGGCCCGCCGGTGGCTGTCCGCCCGGCTCGGCCCCGGCGAGGGTCCCGACGAGGCGCGCCGCGCGCGGAGCTGGTTCGCGGTCCGCTTCTCCGGCGAGGGCGGCGGCCGCCGGGTGATCACCGAGGTGTCCGGCGGGGACCCGGGGTACGACGAGACCGCCAAGATGCTCGCCGAGTCGGCGCTCTGCCTGGCCTTCGACGACCTGCCCGGCACCGCGGGACAGGTGACCACCGCGACGGCGATGGGCGAGGCGCTCACCGGGCGGCTGGTCCGCGCCGGCCTGACCTTCCGGACCGTCGCCACCCGCTGA
- a CDS encoding dihydrodipicolinate synthase family protein, which produces MSPTRLPVPLLGVVPPLCTPLTPAGEIDTRSLTALVERVVVAGAGGVFALGSSGEAAYLDDARRRTVLETVCQAAAGRVPVLAGVIDMTTARVVEHARTAAGCGADALVATAPFYTRTHPAEVADHFRRIRDAVDLPLFAYDMPASVHTKLTAGILVPAVQDGTLAGLKDSSGDEGALRRLLVTLRGLGLDRTFTVLTGSELAVDGALLAGAHGVVPGLGNVDPHGYVRLYEHARAGRWREAAAEQDRLARLFGITATGDPAVMGGSSSALGGFKAALHLLGVIDCPATAAPQVPLGDTERAAVRRLLKDAGLLA; this is translated from the coding sequence ATGTCCCCCACGCGCCTCCCGGTCCCGCTCCTCGGTGTCGTACCGCCGCTGTGCACCCCGCTCACCCCCGCCGGGGAGATCGACACCCGCTCCCTGACCGCGCTGGTGGAACGGGTGGTCGTGGCCGGCGCCGGCGGGGTGTTCGCCCTGGGGTCCAGCGGCGAGGCCGCCTACCTGGACGACGCGCGGCGCCGCACCGTGCTGGAGACGGTGTGTCAGGCGGCGGCCGGCCGGGTGCCGGTGCTCGCCGGGGTCATCGACATGACCACCGCCCGGGTGGTGGAGCACGCCCGCACCGCGGCCGGCTGCGGGGCCGACGCGCTGGTCGCCACCGCCCCCTTCTACACCCGCACCCACCCGGCGGAGGTCGCCGACCACTTCCGGCGGATCCGGGACGCGGTGGACCTCCCGCTGTTCGCCTACGACATGCCCGCCTCGGTGCACACCAAGCTCACCGCCGGCATCCTCGTCCCGGCGGTCCAGGACGGCACCCTGGCCGGCCTGAAGGACAGCAGCGGCGACGAGGGGGCGCTGCGCCGGCTGCTGGTCACCCTGCGCGGCCTGGGCCTGGATCGGACGTTCACGGTGCTCACCGGCTCCGAACTCGCGGTGGACGGCGCGCTGCTGGCGGGGGCGCACGGGGTCGTGCCCGGGCTCGGCAACGTCGATCCGCACGGCTACGTGCGGCTGTACGAGCACGCCCGCGCCGGCCGCTGGCGCGAGGCCGCGGCCGAACAGGACCGGCTCGCCCGGCTGTTCGGGATCACCGCCACCGGCGACCCGGCGGTGATGGGCGGCAGCTCCTCGGCGCTGGGCGGGTTCAAGGCCGCGCTCCACCTGCTGGGGGTCATCGACTGCCCGGCCACCGCGGCCCCCCAGGTCCCACTGGGGGACACCGAGCGGGCCGCGGTGCGCCGGCTGCTGAAGGACGCGGGACTGCTTGCGTGA
- a CDS encoding sialate:H+ symport family MFS transporter has protein sequence MTGAPAEPPVRWYRQVSGRQWKAMFAAWVGYLLDGFDFVLITLVLTEIADEFDLSTAQAASLVSGAFVTRWLGGAVLGALGDRYGRRAAMVTSILLYSLGTFACGFAWDYTSLFVARLVIGTGMAGEYSASATYVLESWPARLRNRASGFLISGYAGGTILAAELYKWVVPHWGWRWMFYLGVAPVLVALWVRRALPEAADWSAAVDTRRARPNPFRPLFTGRLRAGVNTALAAAASAALFCVFTPVGAGLRWPLSVLAAGALLAFAAQLGGPGGRVLYVALTATVFCAFLYSWPIQALLPTYLKTELGYAPAEVTDAMFYAGFGTMAGCWLAGFVGDRIGTRRAYAVTLAASLAFVFPVFAVRDAPVALGVLLFFLLALSQGISGVLPRYIAGHFPVETRAASLGFVYNTGALGGAVAPVLGAHLAEGMSLGRALAVLTFGLTVVVIVLVGADVPRRLARWAGGPETGDHLVPSRPLSVPPDTVEDRTEPRGP, from the coding sequence ATGACCGGAGCGCCGGCGGAACCGCCGGTCCGCTGGTACCGGCAGGTGTCCGGCCGGCAGTGGAAGGCGATGTTCGCCGCCTGGGTCGGCTATCTGCTGGACGGCTTCGACTTCGTGCTGATCACCCTGGTGCTCACCGAGATCGCCGACGAGTTCGACCTGAGCACCGCTCAGGCGGCGAGCCTGGTCTCCGGCGCCTTCGTCACCCGCTGGCTCGGCGGGGCGGTGCTGGGCGCGCTGGGCGACCGGTACGGGCGCAGGGCGGCGATGGTCACCAGCATCCTGCTGTACTCGCTGGGCACCTTCGCCTGTGGTTTCGCCTGGGACTACACCAGCTTGTTCGTGGCCCGGCTGGTGATCGGCACGGGGATGGCGGGGGAGTACAGCGCCAGCGCCACCTATGTGCTGGAGAGCTGGCCGGCCCGGCTCCGCAACCGCGCCTCCGGGTTCCTGATCTCCGGCTACGCCGGCGGCACGATCCTCGCCGCCGAGCTGTACAAGTGGGTCGTGCCGCACTGGGGCTGGCGGTGGATGTTCTACCTCGGCGTGGCCCCGGTGCTGGTCGCGCTCTGGGTGCGGCGGGCACTGCCGGAGGCGGCCGACTGGAGCGCGGCGGTGGACACCCGGCGGGCCCGCCCGAACCCGTTCCGGCCGCTGTTCACCGGGCGGCTGCGCGCCGGGGTCAACACCGCTCTCGCGGCGGCCGCGAGCGCCGCGCTGTTCTGCGTCTTCACCCCTGTGGGGGCGGGGCTGCGATGGCCGCTGTCGGTGCTCGCCGCGGGCGCGCTGCTGGCCTTCGCGGCGCAGCTGGGCGGCCCCGGGGGCCGGGTGCTGTACGTGGCGCTGACCGCCACGGTGTTCTGCGCGTTCCTCTACAGCTGGCCGATCCAGGCGCTGCTGCCCACCTATCTGAAGACCGAACTCGGCTATGCGCCCGCCGAGGTCACCGACGCGATGTTCTACGCCGGGTTCGGCACCATGGCCGGCTGCTGGCTGGCCGGTTTCGTGGGTGACCGGATCGGCACCCGGCGCGCGTACGCGGTGACCCTGGCCGCCTCGCTCGCCTTCGTCTTCCCGGTCTTCGCGGTACGGGACGCGCCGGTGGCGCTGGGCGTGCTGCTGTTCTTCCTGCTCGCGCTGAGCCAGGGGATCTCCGGGGTGCTGCCCCGGTACATCGCCGGGCACTTCCCGGTGGAGACCCGCGCCGCGTCGCTGGGCTTCGTCTACAACACCGGGGCGCTCGGCGGCGCGGTCGCGCCGGTGCTCGGCGCCCACCTCGCCGAGGGCATGTCGCTGGGGCGGGCCCTGGCGGTGCTCACCTTCGGGCTGACTGTGGTGGTGATCGTGCTGGTCGGGGCGGACGTGCCGCGACGGTTGGCCCGGTGGGCCGGCGGGCCGGAGACCGGCGACCACCTGGTCCCCTCCCGGCCGTTGTCGGTGCCCCCGGATACGGTGGAGGACCGGACGGAACCGCGCGGCCCGTGA
- a CDS encoding MmcQ/YjbR family DNA-binding protein, protein MAATADPLAVREQVRAFALGLPGAVEEFPWGQSVVKVNKKIFVFLGAEEGAGPPGITVKLTAEEAHAHAMAAPGARPTGYGLGRAGWVTVPLGDGAPPVDLLRDWVEESYRTIAPKRLSAQLDAG, encoded by the coding sequence ATGGCCGCGACAGCAGACCCGCTCGCCGTACGGGAACAGGTGCGCGCCTTCGCGCTGGGCCTGCCCGGGGCGGTGGAGGAGTTCCCCTGGGGGCAGAGCGTCGTCAAGGTCAACAAGAAGATCTTCGTCTTCCTGGGAGCCGAGGAGGGGGCCGGGCCGCCCGGCATCACCGTGAAGCTCACCGCCGAGGAGGCCCACGCCCACGCCATGGCGGCGCCGGGCGCCCGCCCCACCGGGTACGGGCTGGGCCGCGCCGGCTGGGTGACGGTGCCGCTCGGCGACGGCGCGCCGCCCGTGGACCTGCTCCGCGACTGGGTCGAGGAGAGCTACCGGACCATCGCTCCCAAGCGGCTGTCCGCCCAGCTCGACGCGGGCTGA